One part of the Alligator mississippiensis isolate rAllMis1 chromosome 3, rAllMis1, whole genome shotgun sequence genome encodes these proteins:
- the LYRM7 gene encoding complex III assembly factor LYRM7, translating into MESRRKVLQLFKALHRTRQQVFKNDVEALEAARRKINEEFRNNQGETSSEKIEELMKIGLDVEVILRTSVIQGVHTGPDRLLLIARKDLLLDNVPYRDMPTQKHKP; encoded by the exons ATGGAGTCTCGGAGGAAG GTTTTGCAGCTGTTTAAAGCTTTGCACAGAACGCGACAACAGGTGTTTAAAAATGATGTTGAAGCTCTAGAAG CCGCAAGGCGGAAGAtaaatgaagaatttagaaaTAATCAAGGCGAGACATCTTCTGAGAAAATAGAGGAG CTAATGAAAATAGGTTTGGATGTTGAAGTTATATTGAGAACTTCTGTTATTCAGGGAGTTCACACAGGTCCTGACAGATTGT tgCTTATAGCCAGGAAAGATCTGCTACTAGACAACGTTCCTTATCGTGACATGCCAACACAAAAACACAAACCTTGA